In one Sander lucioperca isolate FBNREF2018 chromosome 7, SLUC_FBN_1.2, whole genome shotgun sequence genomic region, the following are encoded:
- the malt3 gene encoding mucosa-associated lymphoid tissue lymphoma translocation protein 1 has product MTAFRTEPCQIMIREIFLVRHPFSVCVPVGHEVTLSVRAEGTGILNYQWFTDEVKEVSGGTEADLTIKAKKTKLYVCRVNDHFCNCVFSDWVKVKVLDIDKSGLPVYWQGEPHIAVNPKPQTVRQGSKLTLHCAAFGIPTPNYQWYRNGQPLLDKTSDMLQIDRATVEHGGSYLCSISNVLEETWTEPVNVDIVQTEQLPPAAPTATDKVALLIGNLNYSNHPDLMAPIMDVHELANLLQQLGFRVVSLLDLTREEMLAAIDKFMQLLDRGVYGLFYYAGHGYEHAGRNYLVAVDAPQPYRPENCVCVQRVMLSMQERRTALSVILLDTCRKWYNQDCIPSGIMPLGPSGNTVYGYATCEDAEAFEVQDGGKSTGIFTKYLNAHILQTEKVTHVLEKVSEDLGRDPLVTGKQQVEIKHTLKEPRSLADPVRTTGHTRELHLRDACWRQANELPRKKQLKFVCGVEVEVSFSALFSNVLVAFATVKTTGPRTQDCTVTLSSIPPIQDIFSGPGRSEEMDSLLHKTSDNPDCTLRLCALQKLTESLVIKVNLHYTRMDSKLRQTESQQVDIGKPLVASCKLHRRSHATTTKKQEGASAQSMGNISSSKPRLHQTLAGPCRPFTRKAECAAKVAVTRSNEPEENDENELQDFTLRH; this is encoded by the exons ATGACTGCATTCCGCACCGAACCCTGTCAAATAATGATCAGAG AAATTTTCTTAGTTCGCCAtcctttttctgtgtgtgtacctgtgggCCATGAGGTGACCCTGAGTGTCCGTGCTGAGGGCACAGGTATCCTCAACTACCAGTGGTTCACTGATGAGGTGAAGGAG GTGTCTGGAGGCACTGAAGCAGACCTGACCATCAAAGCTAAAAAAACTAAGCTCTATGTGTGCCGTGTGAATGATCACTTTTGTAACTGCGTGTTCAGCGACTGGGTGAAAGTCAAGGTGTTGGACATTGATAAATCAG GGCTACCAGTATACTGGCAGGGTGAGCCACACATCGCGGTCAACCCTAAACCCCAAACAGTCCGACAAGGGTCAAAACTCACTCTCCACTGTGCTGCCTTTGGCATCCCTACTCCAAACTATCAGTGGTACAGAAATGGACAGCCGCTGCTGGATAAAACTAGTGACATGCTGCAG ATTGACCGTGCAACAGTCGAACATGGAGGATCATACCTGTGCTCCATATCTAACGTGTTAGAAGAGACATGGACTGAACCAGTCAATGTTGACATTG TGCAAACTGAACAGCTTCCTCCTGCAGCACCCACAG CCACCGATAAAGTCGCCCTACTTATTGGCAACCTGAATTACTCCAACCACCCTGACTTAATGGCCCCCATTATGGATGTGCATGAGCTGGCCAACCTCCTGCAGCAGCTTGGCTTCAGAGTGGTTTCCCTGCTGGATCTCACCAGGGAGGAGATGCTGGCCGCTATTGACAAGTTCATGCAGCTCCTTGACAGAGGAGTTTATG GCCTTTTTTACTACGCGGGTCATGGATATGAACATGCTGGGAGGAATTACTTGGTAGCCGTTGATGCTCCACAACCATATCGACCTgaaaactgtgtctgtgtgcagagGGTCATGCTCAGCATGCAGGAAAGACGGACTGCACTGAGTGTTATCCTATTGGATACCTGTAGAAAATG GTACAACCAGGATTGCATTCCTTCAGGCATCATGCCATTGGGACCCAGTGGGAACACTGTTTACGGTTATGCCAC ATGTGAAGATGCTGAGGCGTTTGAGGTCCAGGATGGGGGGAAAAGTACTGGAATCTTCACTAAGTACTTGAATGCGCACATCCTGCAAACGGAGAAAGTCACACATGTTTTAGAAAAGGTGTCTGAGG ATCTAGGCAGAGACCCTCTAGTCACAGGCAAGCAGCAAGTGGAGATCAAACACACCCTGAAGGAACCTCGATCCCTTGCAGACCCAGTACGGACCACTGGCCATACAAGGGAGCTTCACCTGCGAGATGCCTGCTGGAGACAAGCAAATG AGCTACCACGGAAGAAGCAGCTGAAGTTTGTTTGCGGAGTAGAAGTGGAAGTCAGCTTCTCAGCTTTGTTCTCTAATGTCTTGGTGGCTTTTGCCACTGTAAAGACTACAGGCCCCCGAACCCAGGACTGCACTGTCACCCTGAGTAGCATACCT CCAATACAAGACATATTTTCCGGCCCTGGCAGGTCAGAGGAGATGGACTCTCTACTACATAAGACATCTGATAACCCAGACTGTACTCTGCGACTTTGTGCTCTTCAAAAGCTTACG GAATCGCTGGTGATCAAGGTGAATCTACACTATACTCGCATGGACAGTAAGCTACGCCAGACAGAAAGCCAACAGGTGGACATAGGAAAGCCTCTGGTGGCATCCTGTAAATTGCACAGGAGGAGTCATGCAACAACAACCAAGAAACAAGAAGGTGCTTCTGCTCAAAGTATGGGCAACATTTCAAGCAGCAAACCACGGCTGCATCAGACTCTGGCTGGTCCGTGTCGCCCTTTCACCAGAAAGGCAGAGTGTGCTGCTAAAGTTGCAGTTACAAGGAGCAACGAACCTGAAGAGAATGATGAAAATGAACTGCAAGACTTCACTCTCCGACATTAG